From the Deinococcus gobiensis I-0 genome, the window GCAGGAGAAAGGGTCGCATCCGGCCCATGCTACGGCCCCGGGCAGGCCGCCTCGGCGAATCAGGCCCCCACGCCCTCGCCCTCCTGGCGGATGCTCAGGACGCGGCTCGCGCCGGTCTGGTCGGTGGTCACGCCCCACAGCGCCTGGGCGACCTCCATGGTGGCCTTTTGGTGGGTGACGATCAGGAACTGGGTGCCGCGCGCGGCGAAGCGCTCCAGAAAAGCGGTGAAGCGGCGGATGTTCGCCTCGTCGAGCGGCGCGTCCACCTCGTCGAGGACCGCCAGCGGCAGCCCGCCCATCCCCTCCTCGCCCCCGGCGTGGTTCAGGGCGAACAGGAACCCCAGCCCGGCCATCGTGCGCTCGCCCGCGCTGAGGAGCGTCATGGAGCGGGTGCGTTTGCCGCGCGGCTGCACGGCGAGGCGCAGGCCGGTGAGGCGGCCGTGCTCGCCGGTCTCGGCCTCCAGCTCGCCCACGCCGCCCAGCAGTTCGGCGCTGTACTCGCGGAAGGCCTCGTTCACCCGCCCGAAAGCGAGCCGGGTCGCGGCGCCCTCGGCGTCCTCCAGTTCGCCCAGGTGCCCGCGCAGCTCTTCGGCGGCGGCCTCGGCGTCGGCCAGCTCGGCCCGCTGGATGTCCAGCGCCGCACCCTCGGCGGCGTGGTCGGCCTCGGCGCGGGCATTGACCGGCCCCAGGGCGTCCAGCGCAGCGCGCACGCGGCCCAGTTCGGCCGACCACTCGCGCGCGCTGCCGGGGGGCAGACAGCCGTCGGGCAACTCTTCCAGACTGCCCTCGCGCCGGGCAATGAGCAGCCGCAGCTCATCCAGGCGGGCGCGCACGCGGTTCTGCTCGCCGATGAGGTTGCTATAGGCCAGGGCAGCGGCCTCGCGCTCAGCCTCGGCGCGGGGGTATTCGCCCTCGTCGAGGCTGCCCAGCGCGCCTTCCCGGCGAGCGACCTCGGCGGCGGCGGCCTCCAGATGGGCCTGCTGGGTCGCCGCCGCCTGTGCCCCGGCACTCAGGCGCTCCCGCAGGGCGGCGGCGCGCGCTCCGGCCGCGTGGTAGGCGGTCCAGGCGGCGGCCAGCTCGCGCGCCAGCCCCCAGCTCTCGGCCGCATCCCGCTCGGCGGCGCGGGCGGCCTCGGCACTCTGGCGGGTGGCGAGCAGCTCGGCCTCCAGGGCAGCGAGGTCCGGTGTTCCGGCAGCCACGGCGGGCACGGGCACGGCCTCGGCCAGTCGGGTCTGAAGGCTGGCGCGATGCGCTTCGAGGCTGCGGGCCTGCGCGCCCAGCTCGGTCACGCGGCGCTCGGCTTCACGCTCGCGGCGCCGGGCCTCGTCGAGGTCGGCCTTCGGCGCCCCAGCCTCGGTCCCCCCTGCCGCGCCGCGCACCCGCGCCAGCTCGGCCTCCAGACGGACCTGAAGGGCGGCAGCCTCCTCCAGCTCGGCGTCGAGTTCCTGGAATCTGCGCTGGTCGGCCAGGACCGCGCCGCCGCTGTCGCGCAGCCGCCCGCCCGTGATCGCGCCGCCCGGCTCGACGAGTTCGCCGTCCAGCGTGACCAGCCGGGGCCGGCTGGCGTGCGTGCGCGCGATGCGGTTGGCGGCCCGCAGGTCGCGCACGAGCAGCGTGTCGGCCAGAATCGCCTCGCCTACCAGCGGCGGGTCGGTCGGGCACAGGTCGGCGAGGTTGCCCACCACACCGTCCTCACGCAGCAGGGCCGCGTCGCGCCGGGGCCGGGGCCGCAGCAGGTCCAGCGGCAGGAAGGTCGCCCGGCCCCCCACCCGCTTGAGTTCCTCGATGATCTCGCGGGCGTCGTCGCCGCGCGCCACCACGACCTGCTCCAGACGGCGGCCCAGCGCCGCGCCCACCGCCGTCTCGTACTCGGCGGGCACGGTGAGCAGGTCGGCCACCGAACCGACGATGCCGGGGTGCTCCAGGCGCAGGGCGTTGCGCGCCCCCTCGCCGTAGCGGGCGTAGCTGTTCAGCGCGCTTTCCAGCCGCTCGCGCTCGCGCCGCAGCGGGGCGAGGCTGGCCGACACGCGGGTCAGCTCGCCCGCGAGATGGCGCTCGTGGGCCTGCGCGGCGGCGCTCGTCTCGGCCTGGGTCTGGGCCGCGTGTTCGGCGGCCTGCCGGGCCTGCTCGGCCGCCGCCAGTTCGGCTCGGGCGGGCAGCAGCGCGGCCTGCACGGTCTCCAGGTTGGCCGCCGCACGCTCCAGCTCGGCACTCAGGGTGTCCCGGCTCGCGGCGTGGCGGGTGCCCGCCTCGGCGGCGCGGGCCGCCTCCTGACGGGCGCGGGTCAGGGCGGCGTCGAGGCGGCGCGCCGTGGCTTCGGCGATCTCGGCTCCGGCGCGCGCCTGCGCGGCGGCGGCGGCCTGGGCGGCGAGGTCCGGGGCGGGCGCGGCGGGCGGCGTGTCTGGCAGGGCGGCGAGTTCCCCCTCCAGCATGCGGGTCTCGGCGGCGAGGTGCTCGCGGTAGCGCGCCGCCTGGGCATGGGCCTCGCGCGCGGCGCGCAGGGTGTCCAGCGCCCCGGCGTGGGCCTCCTGGCGGGCGCGGGCGGCCTGCGCGGCTTCACGGGCGGCCTCCACACGGGCGGCGCCCTCCCCCACCCCGGCGGCCAGCTCGGCGCTGCGGACTTCGGCGGCGCGGGCCTCGCGGGCGGCCGTGTCCAGTTCGCGGCGCAGCGCCGCCTGCCGCTCCCGGCGCAGGGCGTCGTCCAGCGTCAGGGCGCGGGCCTCCAGGGCGCGGTGCTGCCGGGCCTGCGCGGCGGCCTGGGCCAGCCGGGCCACGCCGGCTTCGCGCTCACCCAGCAGCAGGCGCAACCGGTCCAGGTGCCCCCCCGCCTCCAGCAGCCGCGCGGCGGCCTCCTGCCGGGCACTGACGGCGCGTGACAGTCCCGCCGCCTCCTGAAGGTAGCCCAGCAGGGTGCGGCCCTCGGCCTGCACCACGCCGCTCACCTCACCCTGCCCGATGACCGCCAGCCCGCCCGGCCCCAGACCGGTACCGCGCAGGGCCGCCTGCACGTCCCGGGCACGTGCGGGGCGGCCCGCGAGGTCCTGCTCGGCCGTGCCGTCGCGGTAGACCCGGCGGGTGAGGTTCAGGCGGCCCTGCGCGGTCTGGAGTTCGAGCGACACCTCGGCCAGCCCCAGCGGCGCCTTGCCCCCACTGCCGTGAAAGATGAGTTCGGTGCCGCGCCCGGCGCGCAGCTCACGGGCGCGGGCGCCGTGGGTGGCCCAGCGGATCGCCTCGACGACGTTGCTCTTGCCGCTGCCGTTGGGCCCGATGACGGCGCATACCCCGCCCGAGAATTCCAGGCGGGTGCGTTCGGCGAAGGACTTGAAGCCCTGAAGGGTAATGGTCTGGATCACGCGGGAAAATCCGGCCGTTACTGGTCCGTGCAGTCCTGGCGGGTGTACGGTTCGCGCAGGTCCATGCGGCCCAGCGTGTCGGTCATCTGCCCGTTCACCAGGAAGGTCACGTCCTGGCCGCGCTTCTCCAGCAGGGTCCGGGTCAGGGTACACAGCAGCATGCGCTCGCCGCTCGCGCCGTAGTTCAGGCCCGTGTACGCCTGCGGAAAGTCCACGAAGTAGTGCGTGCCGCGCAGGTACACGCGCGGGGCGGCGGTGCCCTGCGGGACGGCGCGCAGCAGCCCCGTGCCGCTGCCGGCCGGTCCCTGCGCCCAGGCGTTCGCGGCGGCCTGCGCCAGCGCGGTGGGGGTCTCCTCGGTGACCTGCACGGTGCGCTGCACGGCCCGCAGGTTCTGGACCTGGGTATCGGGGTAGTACACCGTCACCTTGACCGCGCGCCGCTCGGACAGCTCCAGCGCGGGCGGGGTGGGCAGGGCGGGCGGACGCTGCACGACCTCGTAGGCGTAGGCCGACACGAGCAGCAGCGCGAACGTGACCACGTTGAACAGCGACAGGAAGCGGCGCAGCGGAATCATGGCGTGCCTCCGGTATTGCCCTGCGAGGCGTTGTTGGCCCGCGCGGTGAGGTAGGTCGCCACGCTGCGCGCCACCGCCACCGAGAAGGCCTGGAGGCGGGCGTCGGTGCCCAGGTTGGTGCGGTCCTGCGCGTTGCCGGTCCAGCCCAGCTCCATCAGCAGGGCGGCCTGCGCGGTCTCGCCCAAGGTCAGCACCCGGTTGATGCTGCCCTGCTTGGCCGTCACGCCGCCGCCGCGCAGTTCGCCGCGCAGCAGTTCGCTCAGGCGCCGGGTACCGCCGCCGTCCCCCACCGCGAGGCTGCCGTAGGGCGCGGTCGCCGCGCCGCGCAGCGCGTTGACGTACTGCGAGGGGCTCTGACCGCTCTGCTCGTACACGGTGACGCCGCCGCGCGGGCTGCCGGGAAAGCGCCCGAGGTCCAGCGCCAGATACACGTCGCTCTGGCGGGCCAGCGCGAGCTTGTCGTTCTGCCCCAGCGCCGAGGTCTGCTCGCGGGTCAGGCGCACCTGCCAGCCCGCCTGCGTGAGCAGCTCGGCCGCGCGCCGGGCCACCTCCAGCGTCACGTCACGGCCCAGGCCCTGCACCCGCGCGGGGTCCAGCACGATCAGGGGCCGGCCGATGCGCTGCGTCAGCGCCGGCACCGTCACCGGAATACCCGGCCCCACGTCGATGACCAGCCGCGCGCCGCCCGCCCGGACCACCGGATAGACCCGGTAGCCGCTGCTCTGGGGAAGCGGAAAGGTCACCACGAGGTTCTCGCCCGACTGCGTGACCTGCGCCGAGGGCAGGAAAGCCCCGCGCGTGGTGTAACGCCGCGTATCGCCCTTCAGGCCGGTGAGGGTGATACGGACCTCGGTGCCGCGCAGCTCGTCGCGGACCTGCACGTCACGGCTCAGGTCGAGCACCAGGCGGTCGCTGCTGCGGCCCGCGCGGCTGCTCACGCCCTGGAGGGTCGGCGCGGCCACCGTGAACTGCCCCGGCGCGTAGGTCGCCCCCAGACCGCGCGCCAGCGTGTCGAGCGGCAGGTACAGGTTGCCGTTGACCAGCGTGGCCGAGCGGGCCTTGACGCGCTCGGCGTCGAGCTGCACGGTGTTGAAGTCGGTCACGGCGCGCGCCTGGTCCTCGTCGATGGGCAGCAGCAGCACGTGCCCCAGCCCCTCGACCCGCACCAGGCCGCCGTCACGCTCCACGCTGAGCAGGCCCGAGAGGATGGTCTGGCTGGCGTACTCGGCTCCGTAGAGGTTGATGCTCTGCACGTCGCGTCCGGCGAGGTTCAGGCGGCTGAAGGCGAGCTGCGCGCCGGCCAGCCCCGCCCCGATGAGCGCCGCCGAGAGCAGCAGCAGCCGGGGCCAGCGGCCCGCGAGTCCCGGGCGCCTGCGTTCCGGGCGCCTCACAGGTCGCGCAGCTCCCGGCGCACGGTCTTCTCGGCCTCGGCGCGGCGCTTGTCGTGCAGCTTCTTGCCGCGCGCCAGGGCGAGTTCCACCTTGAAGTACCGGCCCTTCTGGTACAGGCGGGTGGGCACCAGGGTCAGGCCCTTCTGCTCCAGGCCCCGGCGCAGCTTGGCGATCTCCTCGCGGTGCAGCAGCAGGCGGCGGGTGCGTCTGGGCGTGTGGTTGTTGTAGGTCGCTTGCGTGTATTCGGGGATATACAGCCCTTCAAGGTCCACGTCGCCGTTCGTCAGACGCGCGAACGCGTCCCGGAAATCCACGCCGCCGGCGCGTATGCTCTTGACCTCACTGCCAGTCAGACTGATGCCCGCCTCGTAGCGCTCCAACAGTTCGTACTCGTAATGCGCGCGGCGGTTGGTGTACACGCCCCGCATTCTAGCAGGGCGATCCTGAGAGCCGCCGGAGGACCGGGCAACGCCGCGCCCCCGGCCGGGGAGGGCCAGGGGCGCGCGGAGGGGCACCTGCGGTTCAGTTCTTGGGCTTCTTGTCGGGGCGGGCCGGGCGCACCTCGACGCGGCTGGGCAGCGTGCGCGCGGGCATGTTCAGCAGGTCCACCGTAAGCTGCGCGAGGTCCTCGGGCTGGATCTTCCAGGCATCGGCGTCCGTGGGCTGGTGGCCGCCGAACTCGGTCGCCACGCTGCCGGGCATGATCTGCGTGACCTTGATGTCGTGCTGGCGCAGATCGAGGTTCATGACCTCCGACAGGCCGTTGAGGCCGAACTTGCTGGCGTTGTAGCCGCCGCCGCCGGGCATGGCGTTGCGCCCGGCGAGGCTGCTGAGAGTGAAAATGTATCCGCCCCCCTGCTTGAGTGCCGGGATGGCCGCCTTGACGGTGTAGAAGGCGCCGCTGAGGTTGGTGTCGATCATGGCCTGCCAGTCCTCGATGCTCAGGTCCTCGACATTGCCGAAGACTCCCACCCCTGCGTTCACGAACAGCACGTCCAGGCCGCCGAAGGCTCCGACATGCGCGTCCACGGCACTCTGTACGGCGGCCGGGTCGCGCACGTCGCACACCACGCCCCGCGCGCCGCCGCCCACCTGCTGCGCGGCGGCCTCGACCTCGTCCTGCTTGCGGCTGGTCAGGGTGACGGCGTAGCCCTCGGCGGCGAGCGCCTGCGCCACCGCGAGGCCGATGCCCTTGCTGGCACCCGTCACGAACGCACTTTTCTTCTGCTCGGTCATGGCGCCAAAGTAACACGGCCCCCGCGCGGGGCAGGGGCCGTCTCAAGGGGATTTAAATTCAGGGCAGGCGCTGGGCGATGCGGTCGTAGGCGTAGTTGGCCGCCTGCGGCCCCTGCTGCCACAGCGTGAGCAGCCCGAAGCTCTCGTTGAGCGACACCGGGCTGCCGTCGGCCAGTTGCAGGTCCAGGCGGGCGCTGAGCTTGGCCCAGGGAACCAGGGCGCCGGGCGTCACCAGCACCGGCGAGACCTTCACGGCGCCGGGGGTGGCCGGGTCCGTCACGAACTTGGCGTTGGGGTAGTGGCGCGAGATGGCCCCGGCCGAGTCGGTGCGCATGGCCTTGAGGATGCCGGCCTGCTGCTCGGCGTTCAGGAGCCCGGGGTTGCCCTCGATCCGGGGGTCGAGAATCACGTAGGTGGCCCCGGCGAGCGCGGCATTGGTCCAGCCGGCGGGCAGGGCCGGAGCCTGCGCGGCGGCGAAGGCTGTCGGGACGAGGGCGGCGGTCAGGGCCAGGGCGGACACTTGGAAGCGGTTCATGCCACGTAGTGCACCACACCCTTCCTGACGCGCCGTGAGGAGAGCTTGAGCCCAGTCATGTTCGTCACATTTGCCGGACAGGAACGGCCGGGAACTACCCGTCCAGCCGGCCGAGGTAGGCGTGCGTGCGGTAGACCAGTGGCGCTTCTCCCCCTGCCGGCTCACCGAAGGCCCGGTCGAGCGCCGCCGTCATGGCCGCGTAGGCGGGGTCGCCCGGCGAGGGCAGGTAGCTGACGCTGCCGGCCAGCGCACGCAGCCGCTCGCGGGTAAAGGGCACGGCATGGTCGAAGAGCCGCTTCTCGAAACCGCCCGGCAGCAGGCCCGGCAGCTCGGCCTCGGGCACGCGGGTCGCCAGCGGGGGCACGTCGGCCTCGGTGAATCCGGCCACGACCTCGCCGTAGGCCCGGTTCAGGGGCGCGTCCACCCCGCGCCAGTCGTTCCAGACGAGCAGCACCCGGCCACCGGGGCGCAGCACCCGCCGCAGCTCGCGCACGGTCGGCTCCGGGGCGAACCAGTGGGCCGCCTGCGCCGCCGTCACCAGATCGGCCGAAGCGTCCGGCCGCCCGGTGGCCTCGGAGGTGCCGGCGTGCACGCGTACCGCCCCGGCGGCCACCTGCGCCGCGAGGGCCGCCTCCAGCTCGGCGCGCATTTCGGGGTTGGGCTCGATGGCGTCCACCCGCGCCGCCCCCGCCGAGAGCAGCAGCCGCGTGAACAGCCCCGTGCCCGCGCCGAGGTCGGCCACGTCGCCGCGCAGCAGCCCCTCGGCAGCCAGCCACTCGCCCAGCGCCGCCGGGTAGGGCGGGCGGGCCGCCGCGTAGACCGCCGCGCGGCCCAGAAAGCGGTCGGGGTTGCGGCTCACCGCGTCTCCTCGGTGGGGGCAGGGACCGGTGCGGGCGCAGCCGGAACCACGCGGTGCTGCGGCCCGGACCCCCGGCCCGCCGGCCTCCAGGCGCTCGCCAGGAAAAAGGCCACGCCGCCCAGCAGCCCCGCCACCGCCAGGAACCACAGCAGCCGCAGCAGCACGCCCGCCGTCCCCGCCAGGAAGGCCCCCAGCCCGGCGAGCAGTTGCCCCAGCAGCCACAGCGCGCCCAGCGCCGTGATCGCCAGCAGCGCCACGCCGAGCAGGAAGAAGGCCACGCGGGTCATGCGGGGCAGGATACGGCAAAACAGAAGGGCGGGCGGCGCCCCCGTGCTCCGGGAAAACGCCGCCCGCCCTCAGGGGGCGAGGCTCAGGCCTGGGCCATCGCCTTCATGTTCTCGATGATCTTGTCGGCGAACTCGCTCGTCTTGACCTCGGTCGCGCCTTCCATGTTGCGGGCGAAGTCGTAGGTCACGACCTTCTGGCCGATGGTCTGGTCCAGGCCCTTGAGGATCAGGTCGGCCGCTTCGGTCCAGCCCATGTGGCGCAGCATCATCTCGCCCGAGAGGATGACCGAGCTGGGGTTGATGACGTTCTTGTCGGCGTACTTGGGCGCGGTGCCGTGGGTCGCCTCGAAGATGGCGTGGCCGGTCACGTAGTTGATGTTCGCGCCGGGGGCGATGCCGATGCCGCCGACCTGCGCGGCGAGCGCGTCCGACACGTAGTCGCCGTTGAGGTTCAGGGTGGCGATCACGTCGTACTCGGCGGGGCGCAGCAGGATCTGCTGGAGGAAGGCGTCGGCGATCACGTCCTTGATCACGATGCCGTTCGGCAGCTGGAGCCAGGGGCCACCGTCGAGTTCCACGCCGCCGAATTCACGCTTGGCGAGGTCGTAGCCCCAGTCGCGGAAGCCGCCCTCGGTGAACTTCATGATGTTGCCCTTGTGCACCAGCGTCACGCTCTTGCGGCCGTTGTCGATGGCGTACTGGATGGCGGCGCGCACGAGGCGCTCGGTGCCTTCCTTGGAGACCGGCTTGACGCCCAGGCTGCTGCTGTCGGGGAAACGGATCTGCGTGACGCCCATCTCGTTGATCAGGAAGTCGCGCAGCTTGTTGGCCTCGGCGGTGCCGGCCTTGTACTCGATACCCGCGTAGATGTCCTCGGTGTTCTCGCGGAAGATGACCATGTCCACGAGTTCGGGCTGCTTGAGGGGGCTGGGCACGCCCGCGAAATACTGCACGGGGCGCAGGCAGGCGTAGAGGTCGAGCAGCTGGCGCAGCGCCACGTTGATGGAGCGGATACCGCCGCCGACCGGCGTGGTCAGCGGGCCCTTGATGCCGATGAGGTACTCGTCGAAGGCCTTGACGGTCTCGTCGGGCAGCCACTCGTTCTCGCCGTAGACCTGGGTGCTCTTCTCGCCCGCGTAGACCTCGAGCCACTCGATCTTGCGCTCGTTGCCGTAGGCCGCCTCGACCGCCGCGTCCAGCACGCGCACGCTGGCCTTCCAGATGTCGCGCCCGGTGCCGTCGCCCTCGACGAAGGGGATGATGGGCTGAGCAGGCACCTGAAGCTTGTCGCCCTGCATGGTGATCTTCTCGCCCTGCGCGGGCACCTTGATGTGGCTGGTCATATCGGGGGACACTCTACCCCCCCCATGCGGAAAAAGGCCAGCCGACGTCTATGAGACGCGGCCGCGCCACGCCGGACCCGGGCAGTGACCCCCGGTTTTTAAAGATGCTGCGGGCAATCGTTTCATCTCAAACGCAGGCCGAGGCGGAATGCTGTACCTACCCAGACGGGAATTCAACTTCAGGAGGTAATTCACTGTGAGTGACGACAAGAGCACGTTGCAGAACCTGGCCGACGCCGCCAAAGCCAAGATCAACGAGGGGGCCGATCGCCTCCGCGCCGCCGGCCACGATGTGGCCTCCAAAGTGGGCAACGACCACGTGGACAATGCGGCTGACAAGGTCAAGGCCACCGAAGACCGCGCCCGGGCCGAGCTGCACAACCGCGAAGCCCACGCCGAGTACAACGAGGGCAAGCGCGAATCCAAGGACGGCGACGGCCACTAAGGTTCTCCGCAACGGGAAACGCCCCGGCACCCGATCTCGGGCCGGGGCGTTTTTCCGTCTCCAGAAGCGCCGGGAGGGCTCGGAGCCCCCCACCGCTTACAGGATATCGTCGCGGATACAGGCCTTGTAGTGGTTCGGGCTGATCTCGCGCAGTTCGGGCACGACATTGGCACAGTCGGCGATCGCGTAGCGGCAGCGCGTGCGGAACACGCAGCCCGAGGGCGGGTTGATGGGGCTGGGGATGTCGCCCTCGAGGATGATGCGCTGGCGCTTGACCGTGGGGTCGGGCACCGGCGCGGCCGAGAGCAGCGCCTCGGTGTAGGGGTGCTTGGGGTTGCGGTTCAGCTCGTGGCTGGGCGCGATCTCCATGATGCGGCCCAGGTACATCACGATCATGCGGTCGCAGATGTACTCCACGACGTGCAGGTCGTGGGCGATGAACAGCACGGTCAGGCCCAGCTCTTCCTGGAGGTCCTGGATCAGGTTCACGACCTGCGCCTGGATGGACACGTCGAGCGCCGAAACCGGCTCGTCGGCGACGATGAAGCTGGGGTCCACCGCCAGGGCGCGCGCGATGCCGATGCGCTGGCGCTGCCCGCCCGAGAACTCGTGGGGGTAGCGGCCCATGTGCTCGGGGCGCAGCCCCACGCGCTGGAGCAGTTCGGCGATGCGGTCCACGCGCTCCTTGCCGGGGTGCAGGTTGTGGATCTGCATGGCCTCGCCGATGATGTCCGAGACCGTCATGCGCGGGTTGAGCGACGCGAAGGGGTCCTGGAAGATGATCTGCATCTCCCGGCGGTAGTCGCGCATCTGGCCCTTGCTGAGCTTGGTGATGTCGGTGCCGTTGAACATGACCTGCCCGCCGGTCGGTTCGATCAGACGCAGGATGGCGCGACCGGCAGTCGTCTTGCCCGAGCCCGACTCGCCCACCAGACCGACGACCTCACCGCGCTTGACGCTGAAGGAGATGTCGTTGACGGCCTTGACGTTGCCCACCACGCGCGACATGAGGCCGCCCCGGATGGGAAAGAACTTCTCGAGGTTCTGCACGTCGAGGAGCGTCTGGCCGGCGGCGGCGATGTCGCTGCGGTTGCGGGGCTGGGCGCCCGTGTTCTGGGTGGTCGTGGCGGTCATGCGGACACCTCCTGCTGCACGCTGTCGAACTCGCGCCAGCGGATGCAGCGGGCCGTGTGGCCGCCGCCCGTATCTTCCAGCGGGGGCACGGCCTGCGAGCACTCGGGGACGGCGAACTTGCAGCGCGGCTCGAAGGAGCAGCCCGGCGGCAGGTTCAGCGGGTTGGGGACGTTGCCGGGAATGGCTTCCAGGCGCTTCTTGGGCTGGCCGGGCACGTACTCGTGCTCGCCGCCGGGGCGCGGGATGGAGTTGAGCAGGCCCATGGTGTAGGGGTGGCGCGGCGCCTTGAAGATCTCGACCACGTCGCCTTCCTCGACCACGCGGCCACCGTACATGACCACCACGCGGTCGGCCATCTCGGCCACCACGCCGAGGTTGTGCGTAATGAACAGGATGCTCATGCCGATGTCGGTCTGGAGCTTGCGCATCAGGTCCAGAATCTGCGCCTGGATGGTCACGTCGAGCGCGGTGGTCGGCTCGTCGGCGATCAGGAGCGCCGGGTTGCACGAGAGTGCCATGGCGATCATCACGCGCTGGCGCATCCCGCCGGACATCTGGTGGGGGTACTCGTGAACCCGCTTCTCGGGCGCCGGGATCCCCACGAAGCGCAGCATGTCGGTCGCCACGCCCATCGCGTCCTTGCGGTTCTTGTTCTGGTGCAGCATGACCGCCTCGGCGATCTGGTCGCCCACGGTGTACACCGGGTTGAGGCTGGTCATCGGTTCCTGAAAGATCATGGAGATGTCGTTGCCGCGGATCTTGCGCATCTCGGCCTCGGACAGCGTCACCAGGTTCTTCTGGGTGCCGTCCTTGCCGGTGAACAGGATCTCACCGTCCACGATCTTGCCGGGGGGCATGGGGATCAGGCGCATGACGCTGAGGCTGGTCACGCTCTTGCCCGACCCCGATTCGCCCACGACGGCCAGGGTTTCACCCTTCTTGATGTGGAAGGTCACGCCGTCGACACTCTTGACCACGCCGTCGTCGGTGCTGAAGTACGTCTTGAGGTTGTTGACGGCGAGCAGAACGTCGTTCTGGTGGGTCATTGTTCTCCCTTGTCTATTCCCTGGTGAAACATGTAGGTCATCATACAACCCTGTCCGGAGCGGGCCCGTGGACAGGGGGCCAAGTGTCCCGATATAGGGATAGGGCGGCCCGCGCGCCTCCCCGGACCCGCCGGAGAGGCCGCGCGGCCGACCTCACTGACGCTTGCGCGGATCGAAGGCGTCGCGCAGGCCGTCGCCCAGCAGCTGGTAGCACATCACGGTCAGCACGATGAAGAAGCCGGGAATCAGCACCCAGGGCCGCTGGGTGATGCTGGCGAAGCCGCCTTCCTGCGCCTTGTTCAGCAGGCTGCCCCACGAGGCGTAGGGTTCGACCGCGCCGATGCCCACGAAGCTCAGGCCCGATTCGAGCAGGATGGTCGCCGGAATCGAGAGGCTCAGGCCCACGATGAGGTAGGTGGTCATGGAAGGTAGCATGTGCTGCCACATGATGCGGCTGTTGCTGGCCCCCAGCGAGGTCGCGGCGGCCACGTAGTCCTGCTCGCGCACGCTCAGGAGCTGCCCGCGAACCACGCGCGCCAGCCCGCCCCAGTTGATGAACGCTAGGATGCCCAGGATGATGTACAGGGCCAGAATCGGGTTCACGCTCTGCGGGAAGATCGAGCGCAGCAGGATGATCAGGAAGAGGTACGGAATCGAGGCGATCACTTCGATCAGGCGCTGGATGAGGTTGTCGACCCAGCCGCCGAAGTAGGCCGACATCGCGCCCATCAGCATGCCGATGAGGGTCGAGAGCAGCACCGACAGCACGCCGATGGTCAGCGAGATCTGGCCGGCGTACAGCGTGCGCGAGAACAGGTCGCGGCCCAGCGAGTCGCCGCCGAACAGGTAGACCTTGCAGGTGTCGCTGCCCGTCCCGAACAGGTGCAGGTTGCTGGGGATGAGGCCCAGGATACGGTA encodes:
- a CDS encoding AAA family ATPase produces the protein MIQTITLQGFKSFAERTRLEFSGGVCAVIGPNGSGKSNVVEAIRWATHGARARELRAGRGTELIFHGSGGKAPLGLAEVSLELQTAQGRLNLTRRVYRDGTAEQDLAGRPARARDVQAALRGTGLGPGGLAVIGQGEVSGVVQAEGRTLLGYLQEAAGLSRAVSARQEAAARLLEAGGHLDRLRLLLGEREAGVARLAQAAAQARQHRALEARALTLDDALRRERQAALRRELDTAAREARAAEVRSAELAAGVGEGAARVEAAREAAQAARARQEAHAGALDTLRAAREAHAQAARYREHLAAETRMLEGELAALPDTPPAAPAPDLAAQAAAAAQARAGAEIAEATARRLDAALTRARQEAARAAEAGTRHAASRDTLSAELERAAANLETVQAALLPARAELAAAEQARQAAEHAAQTQAETSAAAQAHERHLAGELTRVSASLAPLRRERERLESALNSYARYGEGARNALRLEHPGIVGSVADLLTVPAEYETAVGAALGRRLEQVVVARGDDAREIIEELKRVGGRATFLPLDLLRPRPRRDAALLREDGVVGNLADLCPTDPPLVGEAILADTLLVRDLRAANRIARTHASRPRLVTLDGELVEPGGAITGGRLRDSGGAVLADQRRFQELDAELEEAAALQVRLEAELARVRGAAGGTEAGAPKADLDEARRREREAERRVTELGAQARSLEAHRASLQTRLAEAVPVPAVAAGTPDLAALEAELLATRQSAEAARAAERDAAESWGLARELAAAWTAYHAAGARAAALRERLSAGAQAAATQQAHLEAAAAEVARREGALGSLDEGEYPRAEAEREAAALAYSNLIGEQNRVRARLDELRLLIARREGSLEELPDGCLPPGSAREWSAELGRVRAALDALGPVNARAEADHAAEGAALDIQRAELADAEAAAEELRGHLGELEDAEGAATRLAFGRVNEAFREYSAELLGGVGELEAETGEHGRLTGLRLAVQPRGKRTRSMTLLSAGERTMAGLGFLFALNHAGGEEGMGGLPLAVLDEVDAPLDEANIRRFTAFLERFAARGTQFLIVTHQKATMEVAQALWGVTTDQTGASRVLSIRQEGEGVGA
- a CDS encoding GerMN domain-containing protein; this translates as MIPLRRFLSLFNVVTFALLLVSAYAYEVVQRPPALPTPPALELSERRAVKVTVYYPDTQVQNLRAVQRTVQVTEETPTALAQAAANAWAQGPAGSGTGLLRAVPQGTAAPRVYLRGTHYFVDFPQAYTGLNYGASGERMLLCTLTRTLLEKRGQDVTFLVNGQMTDTLGRMDLREPYTRQDCTDQ
- a CDS encoding SDR family oxidoreductase; its protein translation is MTEQKKSAFVTGASKGIGLAVAQALAAEGYAVTLTSRKQDEVEAAAQQVGGGARGVVCDVRDPAAVQSAVDAHVGAFGGLDVLFVNAGVGVFGNVEDLSIEDWQAMIDTNLSGAFYTVKAAIPALKQGGGYIFTLSSLAGRNAMPGGGGYNASKFGLNGLSEVMNLDLRQHDIKVTQIMPGSVATEFGGHQPTDADAWKIQPEDLAQLTVDLLNMPARTLPSRVEVRPARPDKKPKN
- a CDS encoding class I SAM-dependent methyltransferase; its protein translation is MSRNPDRFLGRAAVYAAARPPYPAALGEWLAAEGLLRGDVADLGAGTGLFTRLLLSAGAARVDAIEPNPEMRAELEAALAAQVAAGAVRVHAGTSEATGRPDASADLVTAAQAAHWFAPEPTVRELRRVLRPGGRVLLVWNDWRGVDAPLNRAYGEVVAGFTEADVPPLATRVPEAELPGLLPGGFEKRLFDHAVPFTRERLRALAGSVSYLPSPGDPAYAAMTAALDRAFGEPAGGEAPLVYRTHAYLGRLDG
- a CDS encoding N-acetylmuramoyl-L-alanine amidase family protein, producing the protein MRRPERRRPGLAGRWPRLLLLSAALIGAGLAGAQLAFSRLNLAGRDVQSINLYGAEYASQTILSGLLSVERDGGLVRVEGLGHVLLLPIDEDQARAVTDFNTVQLDAERVKARSATLVNGNLYLPLDTLARGLGATYAPGQFTVAAPTLQGVSSRAGRSSDRLVLDLSRDVQVRDELRGTEVRITLTGLKGDTRRYTTRGAFLPSAQVTQSGENLVVTFPLPQSSGYRVYPVVRAGGARLVIDVGPGIPVTVPALTQRIGRPLIVLDPARVQGLGRDVTLEVARRAAELLTQAGWQVRLTREQTSALGQNDKLALARQSDVYLALDLGRFPGSPRGGVTVYEQSGQSPSQYVNALRGAATAPYGSLAVGDGGGTRRLSELLRGELRGGGVTAKQGSINRVLTLGETAQAALLMELGWTGNAQDRTNLGTDARLQAFSVAVARSVATYLTARANNASQGNTGGTP
- the smpB gene encoding SsrA-binding protein SmpB — translated: MRGVYTNRRAHYEYELLERYEAGISLTGSEVKSIRAGGVDFRDAFARLTNGDVDLEGLYIPEYTQATYNNHTPRRTRRLLLHREEIAKLRRGLEQKGLTLVPTRLYQKGRYFKVELALARGKKLHDKRRAEAEKTVRRELRDL